A region of Nerophis ophidion isolate RoL-2023_Sa linkage group LG28, RoL_Noph_v1.0, whole genome shotgun sequence DNA encodes the following proteins:
- the vdac1 gene encoding voltage-dependent anion-selective channel protein 1 — protein sequence MAIPPTYTDLGKSARDVFTKGYGFGLIKLDLKTKSENGLEFTSTGSANTETSKVAGSLETKYKWAEHGLTFTEKWNTDNTLGTEITIEDQLAKGLKLTFDSSFSPNTGKKGGKLKTGYKCDHINLGCDVNYDINGTAVHGAGVVGYEGWLAGYQMTFEAGRNRITQSNFAVGYKTDEFQLHTNVNDGTEFGGSIYQKVNEQLETAVNLAWTAGNSNTRFGIAAKYQIDPDASFSAKVNNSSLIGLGYTQTLKPGIKLTLSALLDGKNINAGGHKLGLGLEFQA from the exons ATGGCCATACCTCCGACCTACACCGACCTGGGAAAGTCTGCCAGGGATGTTTTCACCAAGGGATACG GCTTCGGGCTCATCAAGCTGGACCTAAAAACCAAGTCTGAAAATGGACTG GAATTCACCAGCACAGGCTCCGCCAACACGGAGACCAGCAAGGTGGCCGGGTCCTTGGAGACCAAGTACAAGTGGGCGGAGCATGGGCTGACGTTCACGGAGAAGTGGAATACTGACAACACCCTTGGCACCGAGATCACCATCGAAGACCAG CTGGCGAAGGGTCTGAAGCTGACCTTTGACTCGTCCTTCTCGCCAAACACCGG CAAAAAGGGCGGCAAGCTGAAGACGGGCTACAAGTGCGACCACATCAACCTGGGCTGCGACGTCAACTACGACATCAACGGGACAGCCGTGCACGGCGCTGGCGTGGTGGGCTACGAGGGCTGGCTCGCCGGCTACCAGATGACCTTCGAGGCCGGCAGGAACAGGATCACGCAGAGCAACTTTGCAGTCGGGTACAAGACGGACGAGTTCCAGCTGCATACAAACGT AAACGATGGCACCGAGTTTGGCGGCTCCATATACCAAAAGGTGAACGAGCAGCTGGAGACGGCCGTCAACTTGGCGTGGACCGCCGGCAACAGCAACACCCGCTTTGGCATCGCCGCCAAGTACCAGATTGACCCCGACGCCTCTTTCTCG GCCAAGGTGAACAACTCCAGCCTTATAGGTCTGGGATACACTCAGACTCTAAAGCCAG GCATCAAACTGACGCTCTCCGCTCTACTTGACGGCAAGAACATCAACGCCGGCGGCCATAAGCTGGGT